The following coding sequences lie in one Trichoderma breve strain T069 chromosome 1, whole genome shotgun sequence genomic window:
- a CDS encoding origin recognition complex subunit 2 domain-containing protein yields the protein MDIDIQETATEPEPIATTPTPRRRGRPPKAKSNSNTPNAKSNVVPVFSTPKKPTGFNALTPGRAADRSARKKSARALIDRVVGDGGSDDDDDIARQIYESSDAGDEDDGEDELEERTDGEAASFVADEAATPSKTPARRKGRPKRARSPTPPRNLPPHELYFLHNKPGRPKTSDNTLTSLNLLSHDEYFSILREHKDRHAENIDYLESLHAESFPQWAFELSQGFSVCLYGLGSKRHLLRKFATYIHSNNKSTKAGKIVMVNGYAHTTNLREILSVVASAIDPTQRVPNAQPAVMIQSITSLLSATKLTITIVVNSIDAIPLRKPGSQAILSQLAAHPQINLVGSADSPDFPLLWDIGVRSDFNFVFHDCTTFSPFKAELDVVDDVHELLGRQSQRVNGREGVAFVLKSLTENAKNLFRLLVGEVLIAMEDEGDDGVGLEYRMVYNKAVEEFICSSEMAFRTLLKEFHDHQMLTSRKDNLGTELLSLPFRKEDLEAILEDLTA from the exons ATGGACATAGACATCCAAGAAACAGCAACAGAGCCCGAACCGATTGCAACAACACCCACGCCTCGACGTCGTGGACGTCCTCCAAAAGCCAAGTCGAATAGCAACACTCCCAATGCGAAATCAAACGTCGTGCCCGTCTTTTCAACTCCTAAGAAACCTACAGGCTTCAATGCCCTCACGCCCGGCAGAGCAGCAGACCGATCCGcgcggaagaagagcgcAAGAGCCTTGATAGACCGAGtcgttggagatggagggagcgatgacgacgacgatatTGCAAGGCAGATTTATGAGTCGAGCGATGCtggagacgaagacgacggcgaagacgagctggaggagagaacAGACGGCGAGGCAGCAAGCTTTGTAGCGGACGAAGCTGCGACGCCTTCGAAAACACCAGCTCGAAGAAAGGGCCGGCCCAAGAGAGCCAGATCGCCTACGCCGCCGAGAAATTTGCCTCCCCATGAGCTGTACTTTCTGCACAACAAACCTGGCCGGCCCAAGACGTCAGACAATACCTTGACATCCCTCAACTTGCTCTCCCATGACGAGTACTTTAGCATTCTGCGGGAACACAAGGATCGCCACGCCGAGAACATCGACTACCTCGAGTCCCTCCACGCAGAGTCGTTTCCACAATGGGCGTTTGAGCTATCTCAGGGCTTTAGCGTATGTCTCTACGGCTTGGGGTCCAAGAGGCATCTCCTGCGCAAATTTGCGACCTACATCCACTCCAACAACAAGTCAACAAAGGCCGGCAAGATTGTCATGGTCAACGGCTACGCTCACACAACAAACCTCCGCGAGATCCTCAGCGTCGTCGCGTCCGCCATTGATCCCACCCAAAGAGTGCCAAACGCTCAACCCGCCGTCATGATCCAAAGCATCACCTCCCTACTCTCCGCTACGAAACTCACCATCACAATCGTCGTCAATTCCATCGACGCCATTCCCCTCCGCAAGCCCGGCTCTCAGGCTATCCTATCCCAGCTCGCAGCCCATCCGCAGATTAACCTCGTAGGGTCCGCTGATTCGCCTGATTTCCCTTTGTTGTGGGATATTGGCGTTCGGTCAGACTTTAACTTTGTCTTTCACGACTGCACCACCTTTTCGCCTTTCAAGGCTGAGCTCGACGTTGTAGATGATGTCCACGAACTGCTTGGCCGGCAATCCCAGCGTGTCAACGGCCGTGAAGGTGTTGCGTTTGTCCTCAAGAGTCTCACGGAAAACGCAAAGAATCTGTTCCGCCTGCTTGTCGGCGAAGTTCTCATTGCAATGGAAGACGAAGGCGACGACGGCGTTGGTCTGGAGTATAGAATGGTGTATAACAAGGCCGTGGAGGAATTCATCTGTAGCTCCGAAATGGCTTTTCGGACATTGCTCAAAGA ATTCCATGACCATCAAATGTTGACAAGTCGTAAAGACAACTTAGGAACGGAATTGCTAAGCCTACCGTTTAGAAAGGAAGATCTTGAAGCCATTTTAGAAGATTTAACTGCATAG
- a CDS encoding mitochondrial PGP phosphatase domain-containing protein encodes MNFNLYGSLNSAKLLLKPSLCLPHHIAPTFNDLPIPLDSVLQREGRRVNIKAVVLDKDDCFAYPDAKEVYPAYRLHFEKLKQTYPGRKLLVVSNTAGATSWDKDLKQAAEVEKSTGVFVLPHSTKKPGCGAEIMAYFKKYPETGVTDPSHIAVVGDRLTTDMMLANMMGAWAFWIKDGVVPLNQKSIFSRIDHCMAGFLQARGVKAPEPQIPEKY; translated from the exons ATGAACTTCAACCTGTACGGGTCGCTCAACTCAGCAAAGCTTCTGCTTAAGCCGAGCTTGTGTCTGCCTCATCACATTGCACCAACATTCAACGATCTTCCCATCCCTCTCGACTCGGTCCTGCAGAGAGAAGGCCGGAGAGTCAACATCAAGGCCGTTGTTCTTGACAAAGACGACTGTTTTGCTTATCCCGATGCGAAAGAAGTATATCCCGCTTACAGA CTACACTTTGAAAAGCTCAAGCAGACCTACCCTGGTCGCAAGCTCCTGGTAGTGTCCAACACAGCTGGAGCAACTAGCTGGGATAAAGACctcaagcaagcagcagaagtTGAGAAGAGCACGGGAGTGTTTGTCCTCCCTCACTCGACAAAGAAGCCCGGCTGTGGCGCCGAGATCATGGCGTATTTCAAAAAGTACCCAGAAACTGGAGTGACTGATCCGTCGCACATTGCCGTTGTCGGCGATAGACTGACAACGGACATGATGCTGGCAAATATGATGGGTGCATGGGCGTTTTGGATCAAGGACGGTGTTGTGCCGCTGAATCAGAAGAGCATC TTTTCCAGGATTGATCACTGCATGGCAGGCTTTCTCCAAGCACGAGGCGTCAAGGCTCCTGAGCCTCAAATTCCTGAGAAATACTGA